The following proteins are co-located in the Rhodococcus opacus B4 genome:
- a CDS encoding 4-hydroxyphenylacetate 3-hydroxylase family protein, whose product MTTSAFVDAPVAAPNDVRPMTGDEYLESLRDGREVYFRGERVDDVTTHPAFRNSARSVARMYDALHRPEANGVLAVPTDTGNGGFTHPFFKTARSAEDLVLARDAIVAWQREVYGWLGRSPDYKASFLGTLGANADFYGPYKENAQRWYKQSQERVLYLNHAIVNPPIDRDKPADETADVCVHVVEETDAGLIVSGAKVVATGSAITNANFIAHYGLPLRKKEYGLIFTVPMDSPGLKLFCRTSYEMNAAVMGSPFDYPLSSRFDENDAIMVFDRVLVPWENVFAYDTETTNNFVMKSGFLSRFMFHGCARLAVKLDFIAGCVMKGVEMTGSAGFRGVQMQIGEILNWRDMFWGLSDSMAKSPEPWVNGAVQPNLNYGLAYRTFMGVGYPRIKEIIQQVLGSGLIYLNSHASDWNNPAMRPYLDQYVRGSNGIAAIDRVQLLKLLWDAVGTEFGGRHELYERNYGGDHEAVRFQTLFAYQATGQDLALKGFAEQCMSEYDVNGWTRPDLINNDDLRIVRS is encoded by the coding sequence ATGACCACATCAGCTTTCGTCGACGCCCCTGTCGCTGCGCCCAACGACGTCCGGCCCATGACGGGCGACGAGTACCTCGAATCGCTGCGGGACGGCCGCGAGGTGTATTTCCGCGGCGAGCGCGTCGACGACGTCACCACGCATCCCGCCTTCCGGAACTCGGCACGGTCGGTGGCGCGGATGTACGACGCACTGCACCGACCGGAGGCGAACGGCGTGCTGGCGGTGCCGACCGACACCGGCAACGGGGGCTTCACGCATCCCTTCTTCAAGACTGCGCGCAGCGCGGAAGACCTGGTCCTCGCGCGTGACGCCATCGTGGCCTGGCAGCGTGAGGTGTACGGCTGGCTCGGCCGGTCGCCCGACTACAAGGCCTCGTTCCTCGGCACGCTGGGAGCCAACGCCGACTTCTACGGCCCGTACAAGGAGAACGCACAGCGCTGGTACAAGCAGTCGCAGGAACGGGTGCTGTACCTCAACCACGCCATCGTGAACCCGCCGATCGATCGCGACAAGCCTGCCGACGAGACCGCCGACGTGTGCGTGCACGTAGTGGAGGAGACGGACGCGGGCCTTATCGTCTCGGGCGCAAAGGTGGTGGCGACCGGATCGGCGATCACCAACGCGAACTTCATCGCTCACTACGGACTGCCGCTCCGCAAGAAGGAGTACGGCCTGATCTTCACGGTGCCGATGGACTCGCCCGGCCTGAAACTGTTCTGCCGCACGTCCTACGAGATGAACGCCGCGGTGATGGGCAGCCCGTTCGACTACCCGCTGTCGAGCCGGTTCGACGAGAACGACGCGATCATGGTGTTCGACCGGGTGCTGGTGCCGTGGGAGAACGTCTTCGCCTACGACACCGAGACCACGAACAACTTCGTCATGAAGTCGGGGTTCCTCTCCCGCTTCATGTTCCACGGGTGCGCCCGGCTGGCCGTGAAGCTCGACTTCATCGCCGGCTGTGTGATGAAGGGCGTGGAGATGACCGGTTCGGCCGGTTTCCGCGGCGTGCAGATGCAGATCGGGGAGATCCTCAACTGGCGCGACATGTTCTGGGGCCTGTCCGACTCGATGGCCAAGTCGCCCGAGCCGTGGGTGAACGGCGCCGTGCAGCCGAACCTCAACTACGGTCTCGCCTACCGCACGTTCATGGGAGTCGGCTACCCGCGCATCAAGGAGATCATCCAGCAGGTGCTGGGCAGCGGTCTGATCTACCTGAACTCGCATGCGAGCGATTGGAACAACCCGGCGATGCGCCCCTACCTCGACCAGTACGTGCGCGGGTCGAACGGCATCGCCGCCATCGACCGCGTCCAGTTGCTCAAACTGCTGTGGGACGCCGTCGGAACCGAATTCGGCGGGCGGCACGAACTCTACGAACGCAATTACGGCGGCGATCACGAGGCCGTCCGGTTCCAGACGTTGTTCGCGTACCAGGCGACCGGTCAGGATCTGGCGTTGAAGGGATTCGCCGAACAGTGCATGTCGGAGTACGACGTCAACGGCTGGACCCGGCCCGACCTGATCAACAACGACGATCTGCGGATCGTCCGGAGCTGA
- a CDS encoding AraC family transcriptional regulator has product MAERERSNDSACTDAPAFVSLRTQELDTGEGRVQWASTLEQLYCETDVAWPEPRRHFDAEWGGRPFGDLHVSTIRADAHTVVRSPSMIQSDSGEGYLVCLVTDGCVEVRQSGRTTTIERGSFTLLDCAAPFVFHSPAPFRQIVVRSPRNVLTSRLPGRLVEHGTARSISGATGPGGLVGRLLADIAGLEAPMSEGAAVSFASSTVDMLATALTEGPLATNPAHLHRTEDLARVQRVIEQNLHDGELTLSDIAAAAGMSLRTVHKLFSAEGTTTRAWLYQARLERARKYLLTTELSVADVSDCAGFRDVSHFSRLFRSTFGASPGQYRKTHSPAP; this is encoded by the coding sequence ATGGCTGAGCGCGAACGATCGAATGACTCCGCGTGCACCGACGCGCCCGCGTTCGTGTCCCTGCGCACACAGGAGCTGGACACCGGCGAGGGTCGCGTGCAGTGGGCGAGCACGCTCGAGCAGCTCTACTGCGAGACGGACGTCGCGTGGCCGGAGCCGCGGCGGCATTTCGACGCGGAGTGGGGCGGACGGCCGTTCGGCGACCTGCACGTCAGCACGATCCGAGCCGACGCCCACACCGTCGTGCGCTCACCTTCGATGATCCAGTCCGATTCGGGGGAAGGATATTTGGTCTGTCTCGTCACGGACGGTTGCGTGGAGGTCCGGCAGTCCGGCCGGACCACGACGATCGAGCGGGGTTCTTTCACGCTCCTCGACTGCGCCGCGCCCTTCGTGTTCCACTCGCCGGCCCCGTTCCGGCAGATCGTCGTGCGCTCGCCCCGGAACGTGCTCACCTCGCGTCTGCCCGGTCGTCTCGTCGAGCACGGCACGGCCCGGTCGATCTCCGGCGCCACCGGTCCGGGCGGACTGGTCGGTCGGTTACTCGCCGACATCGCGGGTCTGGAGGCGCCGATGTCGGAGGGAGCCGCGGTGTCGTTCGCGTCGTCCACCGTCGACATGCTGGCGACGGCGCTCACCGAGGGGCCACTCGCCACCAACCCCGCCCACCTCCACCGCACGGAGGATCTCGCGCGGGTACAACGGGTGATCGAACAGAATCTCCACGACGGCGAACTCACACTGTCCGACATCGCGGCAGCGGCGGGGATGTCGCTGCGCACCGTGCACAAACTGTTCAGTGCCGAAGGCACGACGACGCGGGCCTGGCTGTACCAGGCCCGCCTCGAGCGTGCACGGAAGTACCTGCTCACCACCGAACTGTCCGTCGCGGACGTCAGCGACTGCGCAGGGTTCCGCGACGTGTCCCATTTCAGCCGGTTGTTCCGCAGCACCTTCGGTGCGAGCCCGGGGCAGTACCGGAAGACGCATTCGCCCGCGCCCTGA
- a CDS encoding NADH:ubiquinone reductase (Na(+)-transporting) subunit F — MDRMVTVSGHDGAFPVAPGTSVLEAALRANRWLPHACSQGTCGTCKIRVLCGQVDHGAADETVLTADERSSGLALACQSKPHGDLTIAPVNDADPGRPMHALRDHTGTVRELSDIARQTRRLVVELDEPMEFDAGQYAELIVTGSGVARQYSMANPPSEPTLLEFHVRNTEGGLATDGWIFDTLAVGDRIDLRGPLGQFGVIEPQEEPAILIGGGTGLAPLKSIVRHALDGDLLPEIHLYHGGRREADLYDIEYFRAVAAADSRFHYHPVLSEETWDGATGMVTDAVLNDFASCRGHSAYLCGPPAMVVAAVKALKRRRMSPRLIFKEEFTVSAPRPAAEAV; from the coding sequence ATGGACCGCATGGTGACGGTGTCCGGGCACGACGGAGCCTTTCCCGTCGCACCCGGCACCTCGGTCCTGGAAGCCGCGCTGCGCGCGAATCGCTGGCTGCCGCACGCCTGTTCGCAGGGGACGTGCGGTACGTGCAAGATCCGGGTTCTCTGCGGGCAGGTCGACCACGGCGCCGCCGACGAGACCGTCCTCACCGCCGACGAGCGCTCGTCCGGGCTCGCGCTGGCCTGCCAGTCGAAACCCCACGGAGACCTCACCATCGCCCCCGTGAACGACGCCGACCCCGGCAGGCCGATGCACGCCCTCCGCGACCACACGGGCACCGTGCGGGAACTGTCGGACATCGCGCGTCAGACCCGCAGGCTCGTCGTCGAACTGGACGAGCCGATGGAGTTCGACGCCGGCCAGTACGCCGAGTTGATCGTGACGGGATCCGGTGTCGCACGACAATATTCGATGGCGAATCCGCCGTCCGAACCCACACTGCTCGAGTTCCACGTCCGGAACACGGAGGGCGGTCTCGCCACCGATGGGTGGATCTTCGACACACTCGCCGTGGGCGATCGCATCGATCTGCGTGGGCCGCTGGGTCAGTTCGGCGTCATCGAACCCCAGGAGGAGCCGGCCATCCTCATCGGCGGTGGCACCGGGCTCGCGCCACTCAAATCGATTGTCCGGCATGCCCTGGACGGTGACCTACTCCCCGAGATTCACCTCTACCACGGCGGTCGCCGAGAAGCCGACCTCTACGACATCGAGTACTTCCGCGCGGTCGCGGCGGCCGATTCCCGATTCCACTATCACCCGGTCCTCAGCGAGGAGACCTGGGACGGAGCGACGGGAATGGTGACCGACGCCGTGCTGAACGACTTCGCAAGCTGCCGCGGCCACAGCGCGTACCTGTGCGGACCGCCGGCGATGGTCGTCGCCGCCGTCAAGGCACTCAAACGCCGGCGCATGTCACCGCGGCTGATCTTCAAGGAGGAGTTCACCGTAAGCGCACCGCGCCCGGCGGCCGAGGCCGTGTGA
- a CDS encoding cytochrome P450 — protein MTTSTTWIESITMEELDRDPNPIYDRLRREAPVAFVPAVGMHVVASRDLCLQIAQDSDTWSTVIAPSGGRTFGEGTVLASNGEQHRKIREWIDPQLRPSAVDSYVEALVRPQARSLLEGIEDLGAADIQEAYFAPISVRSVGDLMGLTEIPSETLVRWFQTLAQSYGNAEVDENGHFANPAPFEAGDRVKVEIIAAVDPMLDHWTDHPDHTLISHWLHDGMPDGAVRDRSEIYPNIYVFLLGALQEPGHVMTTTLAGLFQHPDQLERVVDDPTLIPRAVNEGARWVAPIWSAAVKVANHEVTVGGVDLPAGTPVMLAYGSANRDESVWENAQAYEVDRPIMPHLAFGAGNHACAGTYLGTAIVRIALEELFETIPNIEPDPDRAPQFWGWTFRGPQGLHVTWEV, from the coding sequence ATGACCACCAGCACCACGTGGATCGAATCGATCACCATGGAGGAACTCGACCGCGACCCGAACCCGATCTACGACCGGCTTCGGCGCGAAGCACCGGTTGCGTTCGTCCCCGCGGTGGGGATGCACGTGGTGGCGTCCCGCGACCTCTGCCTGCAGATCGCACAGGACTCCGACACGTGGTCCACGGTGATCGCACCCTCGGGTGGGCGAACCTTCGGTGAAGGTACCGTACTGGCGTCCAATGGCGAACAGCACAGGAAGATTCGCGAATGGATCGATCCGCAATTGCGGCCCAGCGCGGTGGATTCCTATGTCGAAGCGCTGGTCCGGCCGCAGGCGCGCAGCCTCCTCGAAGGGATCGAGGATCTGGGAGCTGCAGACATCCAGGAGGCCTACTTCGCACCGATCAGCGTGCGGTCGGTCGGGGACCTGATGGGTCTCACCGAAATCCCGTCGGAGACACTGGTGCGCTGGTTCCAGACACTGGCGCAGTCCTACGGGAACGCGGAAGTCGACGAGAACGGGCACTTCGCCAATCCTGCGCCGTTCGAGGCCGGTGACCGGGTCAAGGTCGAGATCATCGCCGCCGTCGACCCGATGCTCGACCATTGGACCGACCATCCCGACCACACCCTGATCTCGCACTGGTTGCACGACGGTATGCCCGACGGGGCGGTCCGGGACCGGTCCGAGATCTACCCGAACATCTACGTGTTCCTGCTCGGCGCGCTCCAGGAGCCCGGGCACGTCATGACGACGACGCTGGCCGGACTCTTCCAGCACCCCGACCAGCTCGAACGCGTCGTCGACGACCCCACCCTCATTCCACGCGCCGTCAACGAGGGCGCGCGCTGGGTGGCCCCTATCTGGAGTGCCGCGGTGAAGGTCGCCAACCACGAGGTCACGGTCGGCGGTGTCGACCTGCCCGCCGGAACACCGGTGATGCTGGCATACGGCTCGGCCAACCGCGACGAGTCCGTCTGGGAGAACGCCCAGGCCTACGAGGTCGATCGGCCGATCATGCCGCACCTGGCATTCGGGGCGGGAAACCATGCCTGCGCCGGAACGTATCTCGGGACCGCGATCGTGCGGATCGCTCTCGAGGAACTGTTCGAGACGATCCCGAACATCGAGCCCGATCCCGACCGCGCCCCGCAGTTCTGGGGATGGACGTTCCGCGGGCCGCAGGGCCTGCACGTCACCTGGGAGGTGTGA
- a CDS encoding AraC family transcriptional regulator — protein sequence MTDSAQKDDSACTENAAAMVLNTRELESTEGRTRWADTLDSTYCEMDVDWPDRDAQFAAELTVRPFGELTVSVVHADPHTVVRTPEMIRSDPNDDYLLCLITRGTATLEQHSRTAVLEQGAFGILDSAAPFVVDGKTEFEQVVLRAPRQLLISRLSVEAMGEVTGLGISGQRGMSGLVSRFLVDIATTDARFSVGSSASVAASAVDLLTSALTEQAPPLTATKRIHHDDLRTVQQTMARYLHDSDHSTAEIGVELGMSVRYIHKLFSLAGTTPRTWLYQLRLDRARGQLLDTDSTVAEISERVGFRDVSHFSRAFRKRFGASPAHFREQHGDSRTDR from the coding sequence ATGACCGACAGTGCACAGAAGGATGACTCCGCCTGCACCGAGAACGCCGCTGCGATGGTGCTGAATACTCGCGAGCTGGAGTCGACGGAAGGCCGCACGCGCTGGGCGGACACCCTCGACTCCACTTACTGCGAAATGGACGTCGACTGGCCCGACCGGGACGCGCAATTCGCCGCGGAATTGACGGTGCGGCCCTTCGGCGAGCTGACCGTCAGTGTGGTGCATGCCGATCCGCACACGGTGGTACGCACGCCGGAGATGATCCGGTCCGACCCCAACGACGACTACCTGCTGTGCCTGATCACACGAGGAACGGCCACTCTCGAGCAACATTCGCGGACCGCGGTCCTCGAACAGGGAGCATTCGGCATCCTCGACTCGGCGGCACCGTTCGTCGTGGACGGGAAGACCGAATTCGAGCAGGTGGTGCTGCGCGCTCCCCGTCAACTGCTGATCTCCCGGCTGTCCGTGGAGGCCATGGGCGAGGTCACCGGCCTGGGAATTTCCGGGCAGCGCGGGATGAGCGGTCTCGTCTCCCGTTTTCTCGTCGATATCGCGACCACCGACGCCCGGTTCTCGGTGGGTTCCTCGGCATCGGTCGCCGCCTCCGCCGTCGATCTGCTGACGTCCGCACTCACGGAGCAGGCGCCGCCCCTGACCGCGACGAAACGGATCCACCACGACGACCTCCGGACGGTGCAGCAGACGATGGCGCGGTACCTGCACGACTCCGATCACTCGACGGCAGAGATCGGCGTCGAACTGGGAATGTCGGTGCGCTACATCCACAAACTGTTCAGTCTCGCCGGCACCACGCCCCGCACGTGGCTGTACCAGTTGCGTCTGGATCGCGCGCGGGGACAGCTCCTGGACACCGACTCGACGGTCGCCGAAATCAGCGAACGCGTCGGTTTCCGCGACGTCTCACACTTCAGCCGCGCATTCCGCAAACGGTTCGGCGCCAGCCCCGCGCATTTCCGCGAGCAGCATGGCGATTCGCGTACGGACCGTTAG
- a CDS encoding acyl-CoA dehydrogenase family protein, with the protein MTPHSPVTLVAEPTQTPQAPDRMADELYHDLLSPNEVRDLRTRVRDFATRVVAPVAHRIAGGDERLDGFPRDAFEAMAAEGLFRIPFAADVGGAGLTHRATATAVAVEELAYYSNSVAAIYDVHCILAGTALDQGTDDQRRCWLRPIVDGEMVGAFATSEPGASSDLSPDAVSTEAIPDGDGWILRGRKRWITNSVVAGVVVVLARTGDTLTTFIVPTSAAGVTIGTPDRKLGNRGQITADVHLDDVRLGPESVLGRVGGGLRIALQTLTYGRIGIGAAGVGMAQAAFDRTVAHLKSRQAFGGSLASKQHWQFVMADYAADLEAARSLYLKAALRLDAGERFPEPEAAMAKLRGTDLAARIARDAVQAFGGLGFVRSLGADDTEGPVEAIYRDSKIGEIYEGANEIQRWVLARQIFGRGHTG; encoded by the coding sequence ATGACCCCGCACAGTCCCGTCACCCTCGTCGCGGAGCCGACGCAGACACCGCAGGCCCCCGACCGGATGGCCGACGAGTTGTATCACGACCTGTTGTCGCCGAACGAGGTTCGCGACCTTCGCACGAGGGTGCGTGACTTCGCCACCCGCGTCGTCGCTCCCGTCGCGCACCGCATCGCCGGTGGTGACGAGCGGCTCGACGGCTTCCCACGCGACGCGTTCGAGGCCATGGCGGCCGAGGGGCTGTTCCGGATCCCGTTCGCCGCCGACGTCGGCGGCGCGGGCCTGACGCACCGCGCCACGGCGACCGCGGTGGCCGTGGAGGAACTGGCGTACTACTCCAACAGCGTCGCCGCGATCTACGACGTGCACTGCATCCTGGCGGGCACCGCGCTCGACCAGGGCACCGACGACCAACGCCGGTGCTGGTTGCGACCGATCGTCGACGGCGAGATGGTGGGCGCCTTCGCGACCAGCGAACCGGGCGCGTCGAGCGACCTGTCTCCCGACGCCGTGTCCACCGAAGCGATCCCGGACGGTGACGGATGGATCCTGCGCGGCCGCAAGCGGTGGATCACCAACTCCGTCGTCGCCGGTGTCGTGGTGGTGCTCGCCCGCACCGGGGACACCCTCACGACCTTCATCGTGCCCACGAGTGCGGCGGGAGTCACGATCGGCACCCCCGATCGCAAACTCGGCAACCGCGGGCAGATCACCGCCGACGTTCACCTCGACGACGTCCGCCTCGGCCCGGAGTCGGTGCTCGGGCGGGTCGGCGGCGGCCTGCGCATCGCGTTGCAGACCCTCACCTACGGACGGATCGGGATCGGCGCCGCGGGCGTCGGCATGGCGCAGGCCGCATTCGATCGGACTGTGGCCCATCTGAAGTCGCGGCAGGCGTTCGGTGGTTCGCTGGCCTCGAAGCAGCACTGGCAGTTCGTGATGGCCGACTACGCCGCCGACCTCGAGGCGGCCCGCAGCCTCTACCTCAAGGCGGCGCTGCGCCTCGATGCCGGCGAGCGGTTCCCCGAACCCGAGGCGGCGATGGCGAAACTTCGAGGCACCGATCTGGCGGCCCGGATCGCCCGAGATGCCGTGCAGGCCTTCGGTGGACTCGGCTTCGTCCGGTCACTCGGGGCCGACGACACGGAGGGTCCGGTGGAGGCCATCTACCGCGACAGCAAGATCGGCGAAATCTACGAAGGGGCGAACGAGATCCAGCGCTGGGTGCTGGCGCGTCAGATCTTCGGACGCGGACACACCGGATAG
- a CDS encoding tautomerase family protein, whose product MPIIEVTLAEGRSPDELRRLISELTHAAHRAVGTPVANVRVIVRETPSTHFAAGDVTLAEREEAATIRVSGTAAEVGT is encoded by the coding sequence ATGCCGATCATCGAGGTCACGCTCGCCGAGGGCCGCAGCCCCGACGAACTACGCCGGCTCATCTCCGAACTCACCCACGCCGCACACCGGGCGGTCGGGACACCTGTCGCGAACGTGCGCGTGATCGTGCGGGAGACACCGAGCACGCACTTCGCGGCCGGCGACGTCACGCTCGCCGAACGGGAGGAGGCGGCGACCATCCGGGTATCCGGAACGGCCGCCGAGGTCGGCACCTGA
- a CDS encoding 2-keto-4-pentenoate hydratase, whose product MGTDTWSAALVADRLLRAEDSATAQTSIRAEWDGLDLATAYAAQDLALNIRVARGEKITGVKLGVTSKAKQRQVGVDSPSTAWLTDRMILPIGDAVPRDRLIHARAEPEIAFVMGRRLAGPGVSAATALAAVDHVVGAIEIIDSRFSGYKFSMMDAVADNNSSGRYVTGPISRRPEDLDLALEACLLEVDGEIVDSATGAAVHGHPAEALAFAANTLGARGHAIEAGWVILTGGMTDAVPMEPGARIAAHFTNLGTITVAGGH is encoded by the coding sequence ATGGGCACCGACACGTGGAGCGCGGCCCTCGTCGCCGACCGGTTGTTGCGGGCGGAAGACTCCGCCACAGCCCAGACGTCGATCAGGGCCGAGTGGGACGGCCTGGACCTCGCGACGGCGTACGCCGCCCAGGACCTCGCCCTGAACATCCGCGTGGCGCGCGGCGAGAAGATCACCGGGGTGAAACTGGGTGTCACGTCGAAGGCGAAGCAACGCCAGGTGGGCGTGGATTCCCCGTCGACGGCCTGGCTGACCGACCGCATGATCCTCCCGATCGGCGATGCGGTGCCCCGGGACCGGTTGATCCACGCGCGCGCCGAGCCGGAGATCGCCTTCGTCATGGGACGGCGCCTGGCGGGCCCGGGAGTGAGCGCGGCGACGGCGCTGGCCGCCGTGGATCACGTGGTGGGCGCGATCGAGATCATCGACAGCCGGTTCTCGGGCTACAAGTTCTCGATGATGGACGCCGTCGCCGACAACAACTCGTCCGGCCGCTACGTCACCGGGCCGATCAGCCGTCGACCCGAGGACCTCGACCTCGCACTCGAGGCCTGTCTGCTCGAGGTGGACGGCGAAATCGTCGATTCCGCGACCGGCGCTGCGGTACACGGACATCCGGCCGAAGCGCTGGCGTTCGCCGCCAACACGCTCGGCGCGCGGGGGCACGCCATCGAGGCCGGCTGGGTAATACTCACCGGCGGCATGACCGACGCGGTCCCGATGGAACCGGGCGCCCGGATCGCGGCCCACTTCACGAATCTGGGCACGATCACCGTGGCGGGAGGTCACTGA
- a CDS encoding 2-keto-4-pentenoate hydratase, translating into MDTDARKAADRLLEVYRTGEPIDPLTPEHPDASIELAYRIQQLQVEEWTLGGDVVKGHKVGLASRAIQRQMSVNQPDFGHLTASMFHLEHQPIPADRFLQPRIEPEVAFVLGRPLTGPGVTVAEAVRAVDFVLPALEIVDSRIRDWQIGIFDTIADNASSGGVILGSRPVALNDVDLRLAGCTLHIGGELVATGAGGAVLGSPINALVWLANTVGPMGVTLEPGHVVLPGSMTRAFSVKPGDSIVAQIAGLGSVTAVLDSKEEQ; encoded by the coding sequence ATGGATACCGACGCACGCAAGGCCGCCGACCGATTACTGGAGGTGTATCGGACGGGCGAACCGATCGACCCGCTCACCCCGGAACACCCCGACGCGTCGATCGAGCTCGCCTACCGCATCCAGCAACTGCAGGTCGAGGAGTGGACCCTGGGCGGCGACGTCGTCAAGGGCCACAAGGTGGGCCTCGCGTCACGGGCCATCCAACGGCAGATGAGCGTGAACCAACCCGACTTCGGGCACCTGACCGCGAGCATGTTCCACCTCGAACACCAGCCGATCCCGGCTGACCGGTTCCTGCAACCGCGGATCGAGCCCGAGGTGGCGTTCGTGCTGGGCAGGCCGCTGACGGGACCCGGGGTCACCGTCGCCGAGGCGGTCCGGGCCGTCGACTTCGTCCTGCCTGCCCTCGAGATCGTCGACTCCCGGATCCGGGACTGGCAGATCGGCATCTTCGACACCATCGCCGACAATGCGTCCTCCGGCGGAGTCATCCTCGGCAGCCGGCCGGTCGCGCTGAACGACGTGGACCTGCGACTGGCCGGGTGCACCCTGCACATCGGCGGCGAACTCGTGGCGACCGGCGCAGGTGGCGCCGTCCTCGGCTCGCCGATCAACGCGCTGGTGTGGCTGGCGAACACCGTCGGACCGATGGGCGTGACCCTCGAGCCCGGCCATGTAGTACTTCCCGGCTCGATGACCAGGGCATTTTCGGTGAAGCCGGGCGATTCGATCGTCGCGCAGATCGCCGGGCTCGGCAGTGTGACGGCCGTGCTCGACTCGAAGGAGGAACAGTGA
- a CDS encoding IclR family transcriptional regulator gives MATLQTVQKIGPVLDLFTAAQPEWGVSEVAAAIDVPRSSAHALLSSLVDTGLLQCRTRGRYRIGWRVIELGETLRGTVDVRSCAAPIIEGLVERFGETSHLAVMERWHVLYVDKVVGTHNITVQGARVGARLEAHCTAVGKVLLAALEENELRRYLAGRTLRRHTPSTITNAGALLDALSVARSSGHAYDLGEAVSEVHCVAAPVRDDMGSVVAAVSMSVPVSRFVPRRAEFTRAVMAAARDVSHAVANANHAVPTTTRDVPEPGRRALAS, from the coding sequence GTGGCGACACTGCAGACGGTCCAGAAGATCGGGCCGGTGTTGGACCTGTTCACCGCCGCACAACCGGAATGGGGAGTCTCCGAAGTCGCGGCCGCCATCGACGTTCCCCGGTCGAGTGCGCACGCGCTGCTGTCGAGCCTGGTCGACACCGGGCTGCTGCAGTGCCGCACGCGGGGTCGTTACCGGATCGGCTGGCGCGTCATCGAACTCGGCGAGACCCTGCGGGGCACCGTCGACGTGCGGTCCTGCGCGGCACCGATCATCGAAGGCCTCGTCGAGCGGTTCGGCGAGACCAGCCACCTCGCGGTGATGGAGCGGTGGCACGTGCTGTACGTCGACAAGGTGGTCGGCACGCACAACATCACCGTGCAGGGCGCACGCGTCGGCGCCCGCCTCGAAGCACACTGCACCGCCGTCGGCAAGGTTCTGCTCGCCGCCCTCGAAGAGAACGAACTGCGCCGCTACCTGGCCGGACGCACATTGCGAAGGCACACGCCGTCCACGATCACCAACGCGGGGGCGTTGCTCGACGCGCTGTCGGTGGCGCGGTCGTCCGGCCATGCCTACGACCTCGGCGAAGCGGTGTCGGAGGTCCACTGCGTGGCCGCGCCGGTCCGCGACGACATGGGTTCGGTGGTGGCCGCGGTGAGCATGAGCGTCCCGGTCAGCCGTTTCGTGCCCCGGCGCGCCGAGTTCACCCGCGCCGTCATGGCGGCGGCCCGCGACGTCTCCCACGCGGTCGCGAACGCGAACCACGCCGTTCCGACCACGACCCGGGACGTTCCCGAACCCGGCCGGCGCGCGCTGGCCTCCTGA